From a region of the Maridesulfovibrio ferrireducens genome:
- the thiH gene encoding 2-iminoacetate synthase ThiH, translating to MSFYPICAEYGALPLAEKFAEVTEDDVRRAINATTASPEDFMAMLSPAAVPFLEEMAQKANKLTEQYFGKTIQMFTPLYLSNYCTNRCVYCGFNTTNNIKRDHLEPEQVEEEAIAIAATGMKQLLILTGDARTKASPEYLESCTKILSKYFPSISIEIYAMEVDEYAALVKVGVDGMTMFQETYNEELYPTLHPAGPKKDFHFRLNAPERACKAGMRVVNIGALLGLDDWRKDSLLTGIHAAYLQKKYPNVDIAVSLPRMRPHAGSFQPASIATDRDMVQNMLALRLFLPRVGITVSTRESPEFREQILPLGVTKMSAGVSTEVGGHSQKGEKVGQFDISDGRSAAELCADLKKHGYQPVFKDWQCLDEHYGEPI from the coding sequence ATGAGCTTTTATCCCATCTGCGCTGAATACGGAGCTTTACCCCTCGCAGAGAAATTTGCCGAGGTAACAGAAGACGATGTCCGGCGCGCAATAAACGCTACCACAGCCAGCCCCGAAGATTTCATGGCCATGTTAAGCCCTGCGGCTGTCCCCTTTCTCGAAGAAATGGCGCAAAAAGCGAACAAGCTGACTGAGCAGTATTTCGGTAAAACAATTCAAATGTTCACCCCGTTATACCTTTCCAATTATTGCACCAACCGTTGCGTATATTGCGGTTTCAACACCACAAATAATATCAAACGCGATCATCTGGAGCCGGAACAGGTCGAAGAAGAAGCTATCGCCATTGCCGCCACGGGAATGAAACAGCTGCTCATCCTTACCGGAGATGCACGCACCAAGGCTTCCCCGGAATACCTTGAATCCTGCACAAAGATTCTCAGCAAGTATTTCCCGTCAATCTCAATTGAAATTTACGCTATGGAAGTTGATGAATACGCCGCCCTGGTAAAAGTCGGAGTGGACGGGATGACCATGTTCCAAGAGACCTACAACGAAGAACTTTATCCCACACTGCACCCTGCCGGACCTAAAAAGGATTTCCACTTCCGCCTGAATGCACCGGAACGTGCTTGCAAAGCGGGAATGCGGGTGGTCAACATCGGTGCTCTGCTTGGACTGGATGACTGGAGAAAAGACTCGCTGCTTACCGGAATCCATGCCGCTTATTTACAGAAAAAATATCCCAATGTTGATATAGCTGTATCCCTTCCCAGAATGCGTCCCCATGCGGGATCATTTCAGCCCGCTTCTATAGCCACTGACCGTGACATGGTTCAGAACATGCTTGCACTCCGCCTTTTTCTGCCGCGTGTAGGTATCACTGTTTCCACAAGAGAAAGCCCTGAATTCCGTGAACAGATTCTACCGCTAGGCGTTACTAAGATGTCAGCCGGAGTTTCAACTGAAGTTGGCGGACACAGTCAGAAAGGTGAAAAAGTCGGACAGTTCGATATCTCCGACGGACGCAGTGCCGCAGAATTATGCGCAGATCTCAAGAAACACGGTTACCAGCCGGTTTTCAAAGACTGGCAGTGTCTGGACGAACATTACGGAGAACCGATTTGA
- a CDS encoding ABC transporter substrate-binding protein, with product MRKLLSYFLVLILTATVVLIPACSQAPQPVQSKPLRVGWFLWPGWYPIVIAKEKGFFDKHGVQVEPILYSSYTDIFSDFAASKIDAAHGGLYELLKINVPDMKVVLATDNSDGAEGVVVTSDIVTPEDLAGKRIGIQGALSGSEFIITTLLRRHGLSRNDLILVDVGPEIVLDTMPEQIQGGYTWEPYLSKAEAKGYKVLFTTADTPGMVPDVIVFQGAVAKKRRPEVQAFVDAWFEAQEYWMANREECDAIIAKATGQRAEDISIEGCRILSRSDNQKAFTKEDERTSLFDTGAKQVDFFISVGDVFTAPDLNKILDPSYVQGMGADVK from the coding sequence ATGCGTAAACTCTTGTCATATTTCCTCGTATTAATTCTGACGGCAACGGTTGTTCTTATTCCGGCCTGTTCCCAAGCTCCTCAGCCTGTTCAGTCCAAGCCTCTGCGTGTGGGATGGTTTCTATGGCCCGGATGGTACCCCATTGTTATTGCCAAAGAAAAAGGTTTTTTCGATAAGCACGGCGTGCAGGTAGAGCCAATACTTTACTCCTCTTATACGGACATATTTTCCGACTTTGCGGCTTCCAAGATTGATGCTGCTCACGGAGGGCTTTACGAACTTTTGAAAATCAATGTTCCGGATATGAAGGTGGTTCTGGCCACTGATAACTCAGACGGAGCTGAAGGAGTTGTTGTAACCTCGGATATTGTTACTCCGGAGGATTTGGCAGGAAAGCGCATAGGCATTCAAGGAGCGCTGTCCGGAAGCGAGTTCATAATCACCACTTTGTTGCGCCGTCACGGTCTTTCGCGAAACGATCTTATCCTTGTAGATGTCGGGCCGGAAATAGTTCTGGATACTATGCCTGAACAGATTCAAGGGGGGTACACATGGGAACCTTATCTCTCAAAGGCTGAGGCAAAAGGTTATAAAGTACTTTTTACCACGGCTGATACGCCGGGAATGGTTCCTGATGTAATCGTTTTTCAGGGGGCAGTTGCGAAAAAGCGCCGCCCAGAGGTGCAGGCTTTTGTGGATGCGTGGTTTGAGGCACAGGAATACTGGATGGCAAACAGGGAAGAGTGTGATGCTATCATTGCCAAGGCCACCGGGCAGCGTGCCGAAGATATTTCTATAGAAGGTTGTCGAATTTTGTCGCGCTCGGATAATCAGAAGGCTTTTACTAAAGAGGATGAGCGTACTTCGCTCTTCGACACCGGCGCTAAGCAGGTAGATTTTTTTATAAGTGTAGGTGACGTTTTCACGGCTCCTGATCTGAACAAAATTCTTGATCCGTCATATGTGCAAGGCATGGGAGCCGACGTAAAATGA
- a CDS encoding cupin domain-containing protein: protein MQNKVINIKEKLSKFSEQWSPRVVAEMNDYQFKVVKIKGDFTWHDHKDTDEVFMVIDGKMNIDFRDGRVELSAGEMFVVPKGVEHKPFAESECHVLLVEPSGVINTGESGGEFTADNDVWV, encoded by the coding sequence ATGCAAAATAAGGTCATTAACATAAAAGAAAAATTATCAAAATTTTCTGAACAGTGGTCGCCACGTGTCGTGGCAGAAATGAATGATTACCAGTTCAAGGTTGTTAAAATAAAAGGTGATTTTACGTGGCACGATCATAAAGACACGGATGAAGTCTTTATGGTGATTGATGGTAAAATGAATATTGATTTTCGGGATGGAAGAGTTGAACTCTCTGCCGGAGAGATGTTTGTTGTACCTAAAGGGGTAGAGCACAAACCTTTTGCCGAAAGCGAATGTCACGTTTTATTAGTGGAGCCTTCCGGTGTGATTAATACGGGAGAGAGCGGCGGGGAGTTTACTGCGGATAATGATGTTTGGGTTTAA
- a CDS encoding PAS domain S-box protein — protein MIKFIRRILSFRITLSMCISLAVLLFARSVLASHAEEPVFLFFSNATEVVLVSIALLVVLLALRAFLWTTGLRTKLISSFLFISLVPICILSILDQKVTSEALSENSRQAMLAAASHTAESIDSFILANLSTVRTESTISQFAQYLSLPPDKRAGSPEELAAMGILTSLKRRDPTNITSLALLDLSGRAVADTFGFDTGLDKSNRDYFLIPIETGLPYVAAVGVSESAQQPSLYFSSPVRDTSGRILGVLRSRYNAAVLQQMILPRMDIEDHAFSAALFGDEGLRLADSHRPDLVLTPTFSLYQNVKAQIASERRITVESDQGLVIGMSKKELSDPGVTFFHTSLYGPDSEPTLNVKVRLRYMPWTIVLGYSEAANLAKIATQSHYALVVVLCIVLAVLIVAVRVTRGITHPVLALTGAARALSGGEDKVFIPIESDDEIGELAATFNQMSKALFQSRQRLLASTERLQSLLDTLPDTVILHDAEGAIFDVSQSFENTFGHPQNEAHNLSIEDLSGGGLTEKDALLLIDSCVEHGLQAFDWVARRKDGSEFPTYIRLRRLDLPEGLRIMAVVTDITERKQAELDLLNARNYIANIIDSMPSVLVSVDAEGDITQWNIQAEKATGLKKKAVTGHPLGEILPYLSDEMERVREAMRCRSPLEDSKRVHMVDGVIRYEDITIFPLIANGIDGAVIRVDDVTERVRLEQILVQSEKMLSVGGLAAGMAHEINNPLAAILGYTQNIRNRLFGEKKSNIDAANECDVALDKLRAYLELREIPKMLDGIHESGNRAAKIVSNMLNFSRKSGDNFTKHDIAVLLDQSIELIVSDYDLKKSYDFKQIAVYREYDPSLPPVYCEGNQIQQVFLNLFKNAGEAMTEKDYKDGSPFFVLRTSEKDGMAVIQIEDNGPGMNPDICNRAFEPFFSTKATGKGTGLGLSVSYFIITDQHGGSMEVFSEPGQWTRFVIKLPLLRESDINNIEKKHI, from the coding sequence ATGATCAAGTTTATCCGGCGCATTCTCAGCTTCAGAATTACACTGTCTATGTGTATAAGCTTGGCTGTGCTTCTTTTTGCAAGATCTGTATTGGCAAGCCATGCAGAGGAGCCTGTTTTTTTATTTTTTTCTAATGCTACAGAGGTGGTGCTGGTTTCCATAGCGTTGCTGGTAGTGCTTTTGGCGTTACGTGCTTTTTTATGGACAACGGGGCTACGGACCAAGCTGATCAGTTCCTTTTTATTTATATCGCTGGTTCCCATTTGTATTTTATCCATTTTAGATCAGAAAGTGACCTCTGAAGCCCTTTCGGAGAACAGCCGTCAGGCCATGCTTGCCGCAGCTTCGCATACAGCAGAATCTATCGATTCTTTTATCTTGGCAAATCTTTCCACTGTTCGAACAGAATCTACAATCTCACAATTTGCGCAATACCTGTCTCTGCCTCCTGATAAGCGGGCAGGCTCTCCTGAAGAGCTGGCGGCTATGGGTATTCTCACCTCGCTCAAGCGGCGTGATCCGACCAACATAACTTCTCTAGCTCTTTTGGATTTGAGTGGTCGCGCAGTGGCTGACACTTTCGGGTTTGATACAGGGTTGGACAAATCTAATCGGGATTATTTTTTAATTCCCATAGAAACGGGATTGCCTTACGTCGCTGCTGTGGGGGTATCAGAAAGTGCGCAGCAACCGTCTTTATATTTCAGCTCTCCGGTGCGTGATACCTCCGGACGTATACTGGGTGTACTGCGGTCCCGTTACAATGCTGCTGTTCTCCAGCAGATGATTCTGCCGAGGATGGACATTGAGGATCATGCTTTCAGCGCCGCTCTTTTCGGTGACGAGGGACTCCGATTGGCGGACAGCCATCGACCGGATTTAGTGCTTACTCCTACTTTTTCACTGTATCAGAACGTCAAGGCGCAGATTGCATCCGAGAGGCGTATCACTGTTGAATCCGATCAAGGGCTTGTTATTGGTATGAGCAAGAAGGAACTGTCTGATCCCGGTGTTACATTTTTCCACACTTCTCTATATGGGCCAGACAGCGAACCTACGTTGAACGTTAAGGTTCGCCTTCGCTACATGCCGTGGACCATAGTGCTCGGTTATTCCGAAGCTGCGAATCTGGCTAAAATTGCTACGCAGTCGCACTATGCCCTTGTGGTTGTGTTGTGCATAGTACTGGCGGTCCTTATTGTCGCCGTACGCGTTACCCGCGGCATCACGCATCCGGTCCTTGCGCTCACTGGCGCCGCCCGGGCTTTGTCCGGAGGAGAGGATAAGGTCTTTATTCCTATCGAATCCGACGATGAAATTGGCGAATTGGCCGCGACTTTCAACCAGATGAGTAAGGCTCTCTTTCAATCTCGTCAGCGTTTACTGGCTTCGACTGAAAGATTGCAGTCTCTTCTCGATACTTTGCCCGACACTGTTATTTTGCACGATGCAGAAGGTGCTATTTTCGATGTAAGCCAAAGCTTTGAGAATACGTTCGGTCATCCTCAGAATGAGGCTCATAATCTGAGTATTGAAGATCTCAGTGGTGGTGGATTGACTGAGAAGGACGCTCTGCTTTTGATAGATTCGTGCGTCGAACATGGCTTGCAGGCCTTTGACTGGGTAGCACGCCGTAAGGATGGAAGTGAATTTCCTACTTATATAAGGTTGCGGCGGCTCGATTTGCCTGAGGGATTGCGTATCATGGCTGTGGTTACAGATATAACTGAACGTAAACAGGCCGAACTTGATCTGCTCAATGCACGAAATTATATAGCGAACATTATTGATTCTATGCCGTCGGTATTGGTGAGTGTGGATGCCGAGGGGGATATTACTCAGTGGAATATTCAGGCTGAAAAGGCCACTGGATTAAAGAAGAAAGCGGTTACCGGACATCCTCTGGGAGAGATTTTGCCTTATCTTTCTGACGAGATGGAGCGGGTTCGTGAAGCTATGCGCTGTCGTTCCCCTTTGGAGGATTCCAAGCGGGTCCATATGGTTGACGGGGTGATACGATATGAAGATATAACCATCTTTCCCCTAATCGCTAACGGAATAGACGGGGCGGTTATCCGTGTTGACGATGTAACAGAACGCGTCCGCCTTGAACAGATTCTGGTGCAGTCCGAGAAGATGCTTTCTGTGGGAGGGTTAGCCGCAGGAATGGCTCACGAAATTAACAATCCTCTGGCCGCCATCCTTGGGTACACTCAGAATATAAGGAATCGCCTTTTTGGGGAAAAGAAGAGTAATATTGATGCTGCAAATGAGTGCGATGTTGCCTTGGATAAGTTGCGTGCCTATCTGGAATTGCGTGAAATTCCTAAGATGCTTGACGGTATTCATGAATCTGGAAACCGGGCGGCAAAAATTGTAAGCAATATGCTCAATTTCAGCAGAAAAAGCGGTGATAATTTCACCAAACACGACATAGCTGTTCTTCTGGATCAATCTATAGAATTGATTGTGAGCGATTATGATCTTAAAAAATCTTATGATTTTAAGCAAATAGCAGTGTATCGGGAGTACGATCCAAGTTTGCCTCCTGTATATTGTGAAGGTAATCAGATTCAGCAGGTTTTTCTTAACCTTTTTAAGAACGCCGGCGAGGCTATGACTGAAAAGGATTACAAAGACGGCAGTCCTTTTTTCGTGTTGCGGACTTCTGAAAAGGATGGCATGGCAGTCATTCAAATTGAAGATAACGGCCCGGGCATGAATCCAGATATTTGTAATAGAGCTTTTGAGCCTTTTTTCTCCACTAAGGCTACGGGAAAAGGTACAGGTCTAGGTTTATCGGTTTCCTACTTTATCATAACCGATCAGCACGGCGGTAGTATGGAAGTCTTTTCTGAACCGGGTCAGTGGACCAGATTCGTAATCAAGCTTCCGTTGCTTCGCGAAAGTGATATAAATAACATCGAAAAAAAACACATCTGA
- the thiF gene encoding sulfur carrier protein ThiS adenylyltransferase ThiF: protein MNLTEQGIAAYLGEERLKYIQTVTIGIAGAGGLGSNCAMHLVRSGFKQFVLVDFDQIEKSNLNRQSYTLKQLDQYKVTALSENMLAVNPALDLDVLATKVTLENMQPLFDRCDAVVEAFDDPKIKRSFVETFLSTEKLVVAASGIGGTGNADAIITRKVRDNFYIIGDMVTECSAKQPPFSPKVAIAAAKQADVILSYYLDKFETEGGAK from the coding sequence TTGAACCTGACGGAACAAGGCATAGCCGCCTACTTGGGCGAAGAACGGTTAAAATATATCCAGACCGTTACTATCGGTATTGCCGGAGCAGGCGGCCTTGGTTCCAACTGTGCCATGCATCTGGTCCGTAGTGGATTCAAACAGTTTGTGCTGGTGGATTTTGATCAGATTGAAAAGTCCAACCTCAACCGCCAGAGCTATACATTGAAACAGCTGGATCAGTACAAAGTCACAGCTCTTTCCGAAAATATGCTCGCAGTGAACCCGGCCCTAGACCTTGATGTGCTGGCAACGAAAGTTACTCTGGAGAATATGCAACCCCTTTTCGACCGCTGCGATGCAGTGGTCGAAGCTTTCGATGACCCAAAGATCAAAAGGAGTTTTGTCGAAACATTCCTGTCTACCGAAAAACTGGTTGTTGCAGCCTCGGGCATAGGTGGCACCGGCAATGCTGATGCCATCATCACGCGCAAGGTGCGTGATAACTTTTACATAATCGGAGACATGGTAACCGAGTGTTCCGCTAAACAACCGCCCTTTTCACCGAAGGTCGCCATTGCCGCAGCCAAACAGGCTGACGTTATTCTCAGCTACTATCTTGATAAGTTCGAGACAGAAGGAGGCGCAAAATGA
- the thiE gene encoding thiamine phosphate synthase encodes MSARKITKKTILDTDIYCLTAEKFSQGRSNLEVIKAMLDNGIKLVQYREKEKKMGLKYQECLEIRKMTRDAGAAFIINDDIDLAILVEADGVHIGQEDFPIEAVRKLVGNDMAIGLSTHSPEQARDALNRGADYIGVGPVFRTFTKDDVCDPVGFEYLEYVVENIDIPFVAIGGIKENNVAEVIRHGARCVALVTEIVEADNIGNKINALRDAMQSAAES; translated from the coding sequence ATGAGCGCGAGAAAAATCACCAAAAAAACTATTCTCGACACAGACATTTACTGTCTGACCGCAGAAAAGTTTTCGCAGGGTCGTTCCAATCTGGAAGTGATCAAGGCCATGCTCGACAACGGAATCAAGCTTGTTCAGTACCGCGAAAAAGAAAAGAAGATGGGACTCAAATATCAGGAGTGTCTTGAAATCCGCAAGATGACCCGCGATGCCGGAGCCGCGTTCATTATTAATGATGACATCGACCTCGCCATACTGGTTGAAGCTGACGGCGTGCATATCGGGCAAGAGGATTTCCCCATTGAAGCAGTGCGTAAACTGGTTGGAAATGACATGGCAATCGGCCTTTCCACCCACAGCCCCGAACAGGCACGCGATGCACTTAATCGCGGCGCGGATTACATCGGAGTAGGTCCGGTTTTCCGCACCTTTACCAAAGACGATGTCTGCGATCCAGTAGGATTTGAATATCTGGAATATGTTGTAGAAAACATAGACATCCCTTTTGTCGCCATCGGCGGCATCAAAGAAAACAATGTAGCAGAAGTGATCCGGCACGGCGCACGCTGTGTGGCACTGGTTACTGAAATAGTAGAAGCCGACAATATCGGAAACAAAATCAACGCCCTGCGTGACGCTATGCAGTCCGCGGCAGAAAGCTAA
- a CDS encoding methyl-accepting chemotaxis protein: MKFSILNKIVLMSVCMVLLTASSIFFTVDYYMSQGFAIESSNNIKTLKKVVDNHIATLSNGYLEESKMAANEDELVEAVQSKNYSKLKSVIDSFLRETGADLITVTDADGKVLARGHSDRRGDNVNSQATVRSALSNQSQVGIVRGTEVPFSLRASSPVKYDGRVIGTVSLGVSLNKESFVDDIKEFTGLEVTVFNKETRAMTTIFKSGQRVVGSRISNPEVIATVLDRGATFLARNNILGKEFQTAYWPIKGISGQNLGMWFIGMPVEALMKAESNVVNSSLLVILVIVPLMILAAWLIGKSLAKPIVLTTEFASFVAEGNLDHELTVTTRDEVGVLAGALIKMVANLKDMIAHAQEQTRLAAGETEKAHQAMAEAEEARAQAETAKREGMLQAARELEGVVAIISTASEELSAQIEQSSTGSDIQAQRTSETATAMEQMTASVLEVAESTGHASGTAHDAKATASSGANIVDTMIGGISEVQKHSENLQNEMVQLGHSSEKIGEIIDVISDIADQTNLLALNAAIEAARAGEAGRGFAVVADEVRKLAEKTMTATKEVEDAISGIQNGTRNSMAQCEDTVKEVVSVSEMAKNAGESLIGIQKLTDEVSDQIRGIATACEEQSSTSEEINRAIDEINNISTETSDAMRQSSEAVMNLASQAQRLQSIIEEINSDNS; encoded by the coding sequence ATGAAGTTCAGTATTTTGAATAAGATAGTATTGATGTCAGTATGTATGGTGCTTTTAACTGCATCATCCATTTTTTTTACGGTTGATTATTACATGTCCCAAGGGTTTGCAATTGAATCAAGCAACAACATCAAGACCTTAAAAAAAGTTGTCGATAATCATATTGCCACGCTTTCGAATGGGTATCTTGAAGAATCTAAAATGGCAGCTAACGAGGACGAGCTGGTTGAAGCTGTTCAGTCGAAAAATTATTCTAAGCTAAAATCAGTGATTGACTCATTTTTAAGAGAAACAGGAGCCGATCTGATTACTGTGACAGATGCTGATGGTAAAGTTCTTGCCCGCGGTCATTCTGATAGGCGTGGAGATAATGTAAACAGTCAAGCTACGGTGCGGTCCGCGCTTAGCAATCAAAGTCAGGTCGGGATTGTCAGGGGAACAGAAGTTCCTTTCTCATTACGTGCTTCTTCACCGGTTAAATATGATGGCAGAGTAATTGGAACCGTTTCTCTTGGTGTTTCCTTGAACAAGGAATCCTTTGTTGATGATATTAAAGAATTTACAGGTCTGGAAGTTACGGTTTTTAATAAAGAAACACGCGCAATGACAACAATATTTAAGTCCGGGCAACGAGTCGTCGGCTCCAGAATTAGTAATCCTGAAGTAATTGCGACTGTTCTTGATAGAGGGGCAACTTTTTTAGCTCGTAACAATATTCTCGGCAAAGAATTTCAGACAGCATATTGGCCTATAAAAGGAATCTCCGGGCAAAATTTAGGTATGTGGTTCATTGGAATGCCTGTTGAAGCATTAATGAAGGCGGAGTCTAATGTTGTTAATTCATCATTGCTTGTAATTCTGGTAATTGTTCCTCTTATGATTCTTGCAGCATGGTTGATAGGAAAATCTTTAGCGAAACCCATCGTTCTTACTACTGAATTTGCTTCTTTTGTTGCGGAAGGTAATTTGGATCACGAACTTACTGTTACAACCAGAGATGAGGTCGGAGTCCTCGCAGGCGCTCTGATAAAAATGGTTGCAAATCTTAAAGACATGATTGCACATGCTCAGGAACAGACTCGTTTGGCTGCAGGCGAGACAGAAAAAGCTCACCAAGCCATGGCCGAAGCAGAGGAAGCTAGAGCACAGGCTGAAACAGCCAAGCGTGAAGGCATGTTGCAGGCGGCTCGCGAACTTGAAGGAGTTGTAGCTATAATTTCCACAGCATCAGAAGAATTATCAGCTCAAATAGAGCAGTCGTCCACAGGTTCCGACATACAGGCTCAGCGTACAAGTGAAACTGCAACTGCTATGGAGCAGATGACGGCCTCTGTATTAGAAGTTGCAGAAAGCACAGGTCATGCTTCGGGTACGGCGCATGATGCGAAAGCCACTGCATCCTCCGGTGCAAATATTGTAGATACAATGATTGGTGGAATCAGTGAAGTCCAAAAACATTCTGAAAATCTTCAGAATGAAATGGTTCAGCTTGGACATAGCTCTGAAAAAATTGGAGAAATTATAGATGTAATTTCTGATATTGCTGATCAAACTAATCTGTTGGCACTGAACGCCGCAATTGAGGCCGCACGTGCAGGTGAAGCCGGGCGGGGTTTTGCTGTAGTAGCGGATGAAGTTCGCAAGCTTGCTGAAAAAACAATGACAGCAACAAAAGAAGTTGAAGATGCTATTTCAGGTATCCAGAATGGCACACGCAACAGTATGGCTCAGTGTGAAGACACTGTAAAAGAAGTTGTTTCAGTCTCTGAAATGGCGAAGAATGCCGGTGAATCGCTAATAGGAATTCAGAAGTTGACCGATGAAGTTTCTGATCAGATCAGGGGCATAGCCACCGCTTGTGAAGAGCAGTCGTCCACGTCTGAAGAAATAAATCGCGCAATAGATGAAATTAATAATATCTCAACTGAAACAAGTGATGCGATGCGTCAGTCTTCTGAAGCTGTGATGAATCTAGCTTCGCAGGCACAACGTCTTCAAAGTATAATTGAAGAAATTAATAGTGATAATAGTTAA
- the thiC gene encoding phosphomethylpyrimidine synthase ThiC, translating into MTYTTQMDAARKGIVTPQMKIVARKENVRIEDLMERMAKGTVIIPANKNHKNLDPEAVGEGMSTKINVNLGISKDCSEIEPEMDKVRMALEMKAEAIMDLSCYGKTREFRQRLLEISPAMIGTVPIYDAVGFYDKNLQDITVDEFFDVVQKHVEDGVDFLTIHCGLNRHTADKVKQGGRLTNIVSRGGSLLFTWMEINQAENPFYEHFDRLLDICEEYDVTLSLGDGCRPGCLHDATDACQVEELITLGELTKRAWERNVQVMIEGPGHMAMNEIAGNMMMEKRLCHGAPFYVLGPLVTDVAPGYDHITAAIGGAIAAMNGADFLCYVTPAEHLRLPTLDDMKEGIIATRIAAHAADVAKGHPGARDWDDKMSKARAALDWNGMFELAMDPVRPKEFRESSKPEHEDSCTMCGKMCAVRNMNRVLAGKDIQLDD; encoded by the coding sequence ATGACATACACCACTCAAATGGACGCAGCCCGCAAAGGCATTGTCACCCCTCAGATGAAAATCGTTGCCCGCAAGGAAAACGTCCGCATTGAAGACCTCATGGAACGCATGGCTAAAGGGACTGTAATCATCCCCGCGAACAAGAATCACAAAAACCTTGATCCCGAAGCTGTGGGCGAAGGCATGAGCACCAAGATCAACGTAAACCTTGGTATCTCCAAAGACTGCTCTGAAATTGAACCTGAAATGGACAAAGTCAGAATGGCTTTGGAAATGAAAGCCGAAGCTATCATGGACCTCAGCTGTTACGGAAAAACACGTGAATTCCGTCAGCGTCTGCTTGAAATTTCACCGGCTATGATCGGAACTGTTCCAATCTACGATGCCGTTGGTTTCTATGATAAAAACCTACAGGATATCACCGTAGACGAATTTTTTGACGTTGTTCAGAAACACGTTGAAGACGGCGTTGACTTTCTCACCATTCACTGCGGTCTGAACAGACACACCGCTGATAAAGTTAAACAGGGCGGAAGGCTCACAAACATCGTATCCCGTGGCGGTTCACTGCTGTTCACATGGATGGAAATCAACCAAGCTGAAAATCCATTCTACGAACATTTCGACCGCCTGCTAGATATCTGCGAAGAGTACGACGTTACACTAAGTCTTGGTGACGGCTGCCGTCCCGGTTGTCTGCATGATGCCACCGATGCATGTCAGGTTGAAGAGCTTATCACTTTAGGTGAACTCACCAAACGCGCATGGGAACGTAACGTACAGGTCATGATCGAAGGCCCGGGTCACATGGCTATGAACGAAATCGCAGGCAACATGATGATGGAAAAACGTCTCTGCCACGGTGCACCGTTCTACGTATTAGGACCACTGGTAACAGACGTTGCCCCCGGTTATGACCACATCACAGCCGCAATCGGCGGTGCAATCGCAGCTATGAACGGGGCAGATTTCCTCTGCTACGTAACACCTGCTGAACACCTTCGCCTCCCAACACTTGATGATATGAAAGAAGGCATCATAGCAACCCGCATTGCAGCCCACGCTGCCGACGTTGCCAAGGGTCACCCCGGCGCAAGAGACTGGGACGACAAAATGAGTAAAGCACGCGCCGCCCTAGACTGGAACGGCATGTTCGAACTCGCTATGGACCCCGTTCGCCCTAAAGAGTTCCGCGAATCCTCCAAACCTGAGCACGAAGATTCCTGCACCATGTGCGGCAAGATGTGTGCGGTTAGAAATATGAATCGCGTTCTTGCTGGTAAGGATATTCAGCTTGATGATTAA
- a CDS encoding nitrite reductase — translation MDNIVSESLVVSPVKRKDGTYSLRLCINQGQLTVGMLKTVMDTMAKFNLTSLRATTGQRMNLEGIPEAKLSEVVASLGTAVEKAPPGLSVCSGAGVCLYGVQESRAVGDKVLALVKENGPYPFKVKSGVSGCKLACGLSFIRDIGLVGAPKGWDVYFGGAATRNAGVGIQLGKNVSEDEALSMIGKALVYYRENGRKRERTSGTIKRLGADALLAAVK, via the coding sequence ATGGATAATATTGTTTCTGAATCTTTAGTTGTTTCACCTGTTAAACGTAAAGACGGCACTTATTCTTTGCGGTTATGTATTAATCAGGGACAACTCACTGTCGGTATGTTGAAAACGGTCATGGATACCATGGCTAAGTTCAATCTGACTTCGCTGAGAGCGACGACCGGACAACGCATGAATCTTGAAGGTATTCCCGAAGCAAAACTAAGTGAAGTCGTGGCAAGTCTAGGCACAGCTGTTGAGAAAGCACCTCCCGGATTATCAGTTTGCAGTGGCGCTGGAGTCTGTCTCTACGGTGTGCAGGAATCTCGTGCTGTGGGTGATAAAGTATTGGCCTTGGTCAAAGAGAACGGGCCTTATCCGTTTAAAGTTAAAAGCGGCGTGTCCGGTTGTAAGCTGGCGTGTGGTTTAAGCTTTATCCGTGATATCGGCTTAGTTGGAGCTCCCAAAGGTTGGGATGTTTATTTCGGCGGCGCAGCGACAAGAAACGCGGGTGTTGGAATTCAATTGGGCAAAAATGTAAGTGAAGACGAAGCCTTGAGCATGATTGGTAAAGCTCTAGTTTATTACCGCGAAAACGGTAGAAAACGCGAACGCACAAGCGGCACCATTAAACGTTTAGGTGCAGATGCATTGCTGGCTGCCGTAAAATAA